Below is a genomic region from Candidatus Tanganyikabacteria bacterium.
TCCTGTCTCGCGGCATCGTGGACGATTTGCCGGCTGACGAAGCTGCGGCAATATTCGCCCACGAGATCGCCCACCTGGAGCAGCGGCACTATACATCGCTGCAGATCGTGGGGGCCGTGCGCAGGCGCCTGGGTTCGGGCCTGCCGCCCGACTTGCAGAAGCCGTTCAGCACCCTGGCGAATCTGGCCACCGCAGGCCTGCAGCGCGAGCAGGAGTTCCTGGCGGACCGGGGCGCCGCGCGGATGCTGGCCCGGGCCGGAATCTCGCCCGGTTCCCTGGTCGCCGCCCTCGAGCGCTTGCGAGTTGCCGGGCCTGAGACCATCAGCCCCCTGGCGGATCACCCTCCGCTATCCGCGCGCATCGAGATCCTCGAGGGCCTGGCTGGCCAGATCGGACGGTAGCGCGCGCGGCTGGATCGGCCCGCGCCGCCCCGGGCGCGGCAGGCCCGAGCCGGCAGGGGCCGGCAATCGGTTCCTCGAATCAGGCGACTGGTGCCTGGCAAGCGGCCGTTCCGGGGTAGGATAGCCTGGTGGCCCTCCTCAAGTTCAGCCGGCAGCACTGGTACGACCGGATCCCGCTTTTCGGCCGGAAAGGCGCGCCCTTCGAGAGGCTGATCGAGAAGGAAGACGGCAAGCTCAAGATCCGGGAGGCCGGCAGGTCCGACAAGGCTCTGGAGGGATTGCTCGGGTTCGACGAGTTCGCGTACTCCCGGGTGCCGGTCAAGGATGGCAAGGCCAAGGTGTCCGGGGATCGGGTCGTCATCGACACCGGCAAGAAACTGGTGCAGATTGCGGCAGACAAGCTCGATCTCGCGGGCGTCAAGAAGGGCGACCGGGCCGAGTTCCACCTGGGCTACGCCGTCGATCCGGGCGGCATGACGCGCATCGTGGGCAAGGTCGTGGCGGTGATCGACGGGCCCGACCCGACGCCGGCGCAGTTGAAGGTGGTTTCCCGCGCCGAGGGCCGCAAGGCCGCAAACCTCGAGAGACCGCTTGCAACCGACGATCCGGTCGCCGATCTCATCGCGCGGCGGGCGCTCTTGTTCCAGACCTTCATGGCCGGCGGTCTGGACCAGGACAGGTTGAAACATACCTGGGATACGTTGCGCACCGAGGCCGTCGCGCTGATCACCGGGGGCACCTGGACCTACTTCGAGAAGCAGGCCGCGCTCCAGGAGTTGCTGGACATCGGCGCGTTCACTCCCGACGAAGCTCTCGGCATGGGGTTCCAGGTCGTCTCGAACGCGTTGGACTTCCTCGACGTCGCGACGGGCTAGGCGACGGGAGGGCTCATGGCGCGGCCCGCATGACAAAGGCCCGACACGACGAGCGCGGCCCAACCTTTTGCACCGGTGGCGCAGGCCTCCGTGCCTGCGTCGGAGAGGCGCCAGGCCACTCGAGCGGCGCAATCATTCCTCGGCTAGGTGCCCGAGCAGCTCAGGCTTGTTCGCCTCGAAGTGAAGGTGGGGACCGGTGCTCCAGGATCCAGTGTTGCCGCAGGCGCCGATGAGGTCGCCCCGCCGGTAGGGTCCGGCCGGGCGCGCGGAAGCGAGGTGGCTGTAGCTGGTCTGCAGGCCGCCGGCGCCCTTCAGGACGAAGGTGTTCCCGAGGGTGTGGCTTCGATAGGAACTACCCTGGCCGTCGTGGGCCGCGCGCACGCGGGTGCCGACCGTACATGCGATGTCGAGCGCGGGATGGTTCGGGCCCACCCCCCGCGTGATCACTCCCGGCATGGGCCGCAAGAGCCTGGGAATGGGCTCGGAGGCGGTCGCGGCGGGCCGCTACAGGCGGAACGGATTGCCTGCGATGGGCGGATTCCATTTCTGCTCGAT
It encodes:
- a CDS encoding M23 family metallopeptidase yields the protein MPGVITRGVGPNHPALDIACTVGTRVRAAHDGQGSSYRSHTLGNTFVLKGAGGLQTSYSHLASARPAGPYRRGDLIGACGNTGSWSTGPHLHFEANKPELLGHLAEE